The sequence TGTATTTACCGTCTTTTGATGGCAAGTTGCCTGATACCACAACTGACCCAGCTGGAACGCGGCCATAGTGAATTTCACCGGTTTCGCGATCATAAATACGCGTGGATTGACCAATATAGACGCCCATTGAAATTACCGAGCCTTCTTCAACGATGACCCCTTCAACGACTTCAGAACGCGCGCCGATGAAGCAGTTGTCTTCAATAATGGTCGGAGCGGCTTGTAATGGCTCTAACACACCACCGATACCTACACCGCCAGATAAATGGACGTTTTTACCAATTTGCGCACATGAGCCGACGGTTACCCAGGTATCAACCATCGTACCTGAGTCAACGTAGGCGCCGATATTGACATAGGAAGGCATTAAGACGGTGCTGGGCGCAATATACGAACCACGGCGAGCCATGGCGGGTGGCACCACGCGAACACCGGCGGCTTCAAAGTCAGCTTGTGAGTAATCAGCAAATTTTGAAGGGACTTTGTCAAAATAACGTGTCTCTGATGAGTTCATCAGTACATTGTCTTCAGTACGGAAAGAGAGGAGTACTGCTTTTTTTAACCATTCATTAACGGTCCATTGACCTACGCCTTGACGTTCAGCGACACGCATTTTGCCTGAGTCTAATAAATGCAGGGTTTCTTGAATCGCACGTTTAGTTTCGGCATCGACGTTTTTAGGCGTAATTTCGGCACGACGCTCAAACGCCGCTTCAATGATTTGCTGTAATTGGTTAGACATAACAATCCCTAGTTAGCGAGAAATTAAAAGAAACTTAATTCGATATTGTAACATTGAACCCAAAAAACCGAAAAGCATAATCACAGGAGCGGGCTATGATCACGGGAATTCATCATGTTAGTTTAATTGTTAGCGATGCAGAGCGAGCTCTGGCTTTCTATCAGTCGGTGTTGGGTTTGGCGCAAGTACCACGACCGGAATTAGGTTTTCCAGGTTATTGGTTGGATCTTGGAGCGGGGCAGACTTTACACCTGCTGGAAGTAGCCGATCCTTATCAAGGGGTTCAGCGTCCTGTACACCCAGGTCGAGACCGGCATCTAGCCTTGGGTGTTGAGGATATCGCTGACGCAAAGGCGCGATTAGATAAATTTAATGTTGTTTACAAACTCAGCCTATCAGGTCGTGCAGCGGTGTTCTTTAGGGATCCAGATTTTAATGTGATTGAACTGGCTCAAGTTTGAGTGAGTAGAAACTGTATATTTACGCATAAATTTTTATAAATAAGTAATTTTATGGAGGTATTATTCTTGTTCAATAAGGAGGTGAATATGGCAAATGTTAATTTAATTATTTCTCATCACGATTTGTTAGTGGCGCAGGCTTTGGCGCATTTAACCACTAAAATGACCCAAGAGTATTATGTTCAAATTGCCGCTGATACGGAATGGGTTAACAATACTTTGTTTGCAAGAGCTGGTTTTCCGTTGTTGGCGCCCTTGGATGAAAAAGCTGAGTGGTTTGTGTTGGCCGATTTAGCATCAATGCTTGCAATTCCACCTCATTCATCTCGACAGCAAAGTTCAAAGCTAGGTTTAGCGCTTTATCACATAAAGTCCCCTCATATAACTGAGGGATGTTTGCATGCAGCTGGGTTTAATTGGTTGGGTGATATCAGTTACGACCAATCAGCCGAGCAATTTATTAAGAGCTTTGAGCAATTTACCTTGTCACGACTTTACTTCAAAGAATGTCCTAAATTACAAAATTATCCTGGAGCTTGTAGGTTAATTTTTGGAGGGCCGCAACAGGTTACAGAATCCTGTGCCCAGTGCGCCAATTTTAATCAAGATGAGTTACAATAAGCGCCAATTTTATCATTTAAAAATAGAGCATTTTCATGACGATAGCATTACCCGTCCGCACCCCTAAAGTGGGAGTTGTTAGTTTAGGTTGTCCGAAAGCGACTGTCGATTCAGAGCGTATTTTGACCCAGTTACGCAGTGAAGGCTATGAGCTTACAAGTTCTTATGAAGGCGCGGATACCGTTATCGTTAATACTTGTGGCTTTATTGATTCGGCGGTACAAGAATCACTTGATGCTATTGGTGAGGCGCTGCGAGAAAACGGTAAGGTTATTGTGACAGGTTGCTTGGGTGCGCGTGATGAAGAAGTGCTTAAACATTATCCTCAGGTACTGTCAGTATCGGGTCCACAGGCGTATGAGACAGTACTTAATGCGGTGCATGATGTTGTAGCCCCACCCGAGCATAATCCGTTTGTCGATTTAGTGCCGCCGCAAGGCATAAAACTAACGCCGCGCCACTATGCCTATTTAAAAATTTCTGAAGGGTGTAATCACACCTGTTCGTTTTGCATTATCCCTTCGATGCGTGGCAAGTTGGTGAGTCGGCCGGTTGAGGAGGTGTTGGATGAAGCCAAGCGCCTTGTTGAAGCAGGCGTACAGGAATTGTTAGTTATCTCGCAAGATACCTCTGCTTACGGTGTCGATGTAAAACACAAGCTTGCTTTTTGGAATGGTCAGCCAGTTAAAACCTCGATGACAGGCCTGGTAAAAGCCCTAGGCGATATGGGCGCCTGGGTACGTTTGCATTATGTTTATCCTTATCCTAATGTGGAAGAAGTCATTCCTTTAATGGTTGAAGGCAAGGTTTTGCCTTATCTGGACATGCCGCTGCAACACGCGGACCCGCGGGTGCTTAAAGCGATGCGTCGCCCAGGCAATATTGATCGCCAATTGGAGCGAATTCAACAATGGCGCGAGCAGGTGCCAGATTTAACCCTACGTTCAACCTTTATTGTCGGCTTCCCTGGCGAAACTGAGGAAGAATTCCAGCGTTTATTGGACTTTTTAGCGGCGGCGCAGTTAGATCGCGTTGGCTGTTTCCAGTATTCGCCGGTTGAGGGCGCGGCTGCGAACGAGATTGCCGAGCAGGTGCCGGATGAGGTTAAGCAAGATCGTTATGACCGTTTTATGCAAACCCAGCAAGCGATTAGTGCGCAAAAAATGCAGGCTAAAATTGGTCGCGTTTACGAAGTTTTAGTTGATGAAGTGGATGAGGAGGGCGCCATTGCGCGTTCTCAGGCCGATGCACCCGATATTGATGGTATGGTATTTATCCCTGATGGTCATGAGTTATCACCGGGTGATCGTCTTAAAGTAAGGATTTTTGCTGCAGATGAATATGATCTGTGGGGTGAACAGGTTGACCTGGATGCTAAATAGCTTTAGGCTTCTTGGTTTAGTATTTATATACCCATAGTTTATATTTATCCCATTAAGGAGTGAGTCGTGAAATCAGGTCTTATTAAAGTTGTTGGCTTGTGTGCGTTATTAGTTTTATCCCCTTTTGCTAAGGCACAAACGCTTAATACTGTTCAGTTTGAAGACCAGCATGGTACGCCCATTGCGCTGAATGAAAGCGTTACTTGGATGATTTTTAGTCATCACAACGATGGAGCTAAGTTAGTTAAAGAAGCGATAGACCGTGCCGGTTTGACTGATTTTGCACAATATAATGGCTTATATGTGGCGGATATTTCGCGGATGCCTGCACTCGTGACGCGTTTATTTGCGATGCCTGCGATGCGTAAATATGAGTTTACTATGGCGTTAGATCGTGACGGTGATTTAACTCAGGGCTTACCACGCGAAGCTGAACAGGTCACCTTAGTGAAGTTAGATAATCTCAATGTGGTTGAACAAAGCTATGTTAGTTCAGTGGACGAGATTCTTGCCTTCATTAATGCTAACCGTTAATCACACTCATTAGCGCGCATGAATCTATGCACTGTCATAGTTTAGCGCCCGTTTTGCCCAAACCCGCTGCCATGCGGGTTTTGATTTTAGGGTCTATGCCAGGTGAAGCTTCGCTGCAGGCGCAGGCCTACTATGCTCACCCACGCAATCAGTTCTGGCCCATTTTGGCGCAATGCTTGGGGGTAGCCAATTGGCCTGACCATTTACCAGCGCGTTATCAATATCTAGCTGAACAGGGTATCGGTTTGTGGGATGTGATTGCTCAATGTCAGCGCCAGGGTAGTTTAGATAGCGCAATAAAAGCCGATAGTATCAGCCTTAATCCCATATTGTTGTTACTTGAGCAACAGCCTAACTGCCAGCTTATTGTGTGTAATGGTCAAAAAGCCGGCCAGCTATTTAAACGTTATCTCGCTGCGTCGCTTATTGAAAACTTTCCCAACATCGAATGGTGTGTGATGCCTTCAACCAGTCCTGCCTATGCTGCGCTAAGTTTTGTTGACAAATACCAGGCCTGGCAAGACAAACTGATTAATTTCCGATAAAATAGGTCGGGAATTTTGAGGGGACTCCACACATGTTTAAATCTGAACTTTTATCACCCGCTGGCACCATGAAAAACATGGAATATGCCTTTGCCTATGGTGCCGATGCTGTTTATGCCGGTCAGCCGCGATATAGCTTGCGCGTGCGTAATAATGAGTTCGATCACGATAACCTAGCTAAAGGCATTGCGCGCGCGCATGAACTGGGTAAAAAGTTTTATGTGGTCACCAACATTGCTGCCCACAATTCTAAGTTAAAAACCTTTTTGAAAGACATCGAGCCGGTGATCAATATGAAACCGGATGCGTTGATTATGTCAGACCCCGGCATGATCATGATGGTGCGTGAGCACTTCCCTCAGCAAGAAATTCATCTATCGGTACAGTCCAATGCGGTCAATTGGGCTACCGTTAAGTTCTGGCACCAGATGGGCATTACTCGTGTGGTATTGTCGCGTGAGTTGTCGGTGCAAGAAATTGCGGAGATACGCGAGCAAGTGCCTGAGATGGAGCTAGAGGTGTTCGTGCATGGCGCTTTGTGTATTGCCTACTCGGGGCGCTGTTTGTTATCGGGTTACATCAATAAACGTGACGCGAATCAAGGTACCTGTACTAACGCCTGTCGCTGGAATTACAATACCTATGAAGGCAAGGAAAATGCGGCGGGTGACGTGGTTGGCGTCGAGCGGATTACCGATTTAACTGGGACGACTGACCGTCCTGCGCCCAGTGTTAATAGTTTAGACAAACCCGAACCGACCTTGGGTGTCGGTGAGACCACGGATCGAGTGTGGTTGCTTGAAGAGCAGGGCCGTCCAGGAGAATTGATGCCCGCCTTTGAAGATGAACATGGCACCTACATTATGAACTCAAAAGATTTGCGGGCCGTTGAGTTGATCCCAGACTTGGTGAAGATGGGGGTGCACTCCCTTAAAATTGAAGGCCGCACTAAATCTCATTACTATGTGGCGCGTACTGCACAGGTCTATCGTAAAGCCATTGATGATGCAGCGGCCGGCAAACCGTTTGATCCAGATTTATTATTACAACTTGATGGTTTAGCCAGTCGTGGCTATACCGAAGGGTTTTTGCGTCGTCATGTGCATTCAGAATACCAAAACTATGACTATGGTGTATCTAAGTCAGAATATCAGCGTTTTGTCGGTGAAGTTATTGCGTCAACAGATGAATGGCTGACTATTGACGTAAAAAACAAATTCTGTGTTGGTGATTCAATTGAAATTATGACACCTGCTGGCAATATGACTATGGTGCTGGATCAGCTGCTCGATAAACACGATCATCCGATTGATGCGGCGTTAGGTTCTGGTTGGACTGCTAAAATTCCGAATCCGTTTAAAGGACTGGCGCCAGAAGTGCTGGCGTTTGGCTTATTAATGCGTAACGAAAGCTGGGGCGGCGATCCGGTGCGTGACCAAGCCGCTGTTGTGGCATCGGCATAAGGATTAGCTAGTCTTAGCTCATGCTAAGTGGTGATTGAGGGCAGGAATCGATGGCATTAAAAATTTTATCCGGTTGCATTAACTGCGATATGTGTGAGCCAGAGTGTCCCAATCAAGCGATCTCGATGGGCGAGAAGATTTATGAAATCAATCCTGACTTGTGTACCGAGTGCGTAGGGTTTTATGATAAGCCCACCTGTATTAGTGTTTGTCCAATCGATGTGATTATTACCGATCCAGCGCATATAGAATCGAAAGAATCCCTGTTAGAAAAATTTAAGCATTTGGTCAATACTGATCGAATTTGATACATCTAAACGAGGTGCTAGCTATGACAACTCCTGCGATCCCTAAACTTAAATTAATCAGCTTTAAGCTTTGTCCTTATGTGCAACGTACCGTGATTACCTTGCTCACTAAAAACGTGCCTTATGAAATTGATTACATTGACTTAAATAACCCACCCGCCTGGTTTAAAGCGCTTTCCCCCCTAGGCAAGGTGCCGGTCATGCAGGTTAATGACGATCAAGTGCTATTTGAATCGTCGGTTATTCAAGAATATGTTGATGAAATTACCCCACCCAGTTTGCATCCGGTTGATCCGTTGGTTAAGGCCAAAAACCGCGCGTGGATTGCGTTTGGGGGCGAGCTAATGGGTATGAATGGCTTGCATGGCATTGTTCATGAACAAGATCAGCAGGCCTGCGACCAGATTATTGCCTCGATTCGTGGTTTACTTGAGCGCTTGGAGCAGGTGCATTCGGGTGAGCGCTTTTTTAATGGCGCGACATTTAATTTGATTGATGCCGCTTATGCGCCGATGTTAATGCGTTTTGAGTTGCTAAAAAGCCATTGTGATTTAGATGTGCTTGAAGGGCTGCCTAAGTTGCAGGCCTGGCAGCGTGAACTGATGACACTAGATGCGGTACAGAACTCAGTGGTACCTGAATTACCGCAACTTTATCGCGGCATGATTAGTCACTATGACGGCGTGATGGCGAAGCGTTTAAAATAACGGTCTAACCTTACCAGCTTAATGACGGCGAAATAAACTTTCGCCGCCTTGTCGATCGTTTATAGGTCGATACATTGATTGCGCAATCCGTAAAATCTTCTTACGACTCCATAACAATTTCCAGCGACTGCCGCCACATTGCCGCCATAAAATTGCCGAGCGAATGCCTGCTAGTAACAATGCTCGGATTTTATTGGCATTATGGGTGTTTTGAAGGTGACCATGCTGTCCTTTAACCATGATGCGCGGCGAAAGTTCGCTGACATTTTTGGCATAGACGTTAGCCAATGATGCAATGACATTTTCATGAAAATCATCAAATAATAAGCGTTGTTTTTCGGCTTGGCTTAAACCCTGCGCGATTGAGCCTAATACCCCGTCGGCTTGATGAACACTGCGTTCCAAGGTAATCAGATTAATAGCATAACGGGTGATTTCTAAGTTGCGGAGTTCTTCTGTGCTACTGCTACCCATTTGCGCAAGCAGGGTTGAAACGCCTACCTGCAAGTTAGCAATGTCCCCGCCATAAACATCAAGAGTGTTATCAGGGTTCATAATAAATAACGAGTTGATTGCCGTTTTAAAGGCAAGGTCATCGTGTTTGCCGGTGGTGGCGATGTCATACACACATTTGGCTACTTGATAAATACCTAGTAGGGCTTGAGTGCGGTCTTGTTCAGTGTAATAGTCGGCCATGAAAACTCTACCTTTTGTGTTTAATTTATATGCGTGCGTTTAAATCTAGACGCAGTGCTTGCCAGCTATCATGGCGTGCGTTGATAACACCCCCGCCTAAGCATAGCTCACCATCATAAAGCACGATCGATTGCCCTGGAGTGATGGCTTTTTGGGGTTGATCAAACTCTACAATAATCTGTGCTTTGTTTATGTCGTTAGATTGAATATCACGAATCCAGCAGGCCTGCTCTTGTTGGCGATAGCGAATTTTAGCGGTGAGCGGTCTATTTAAGGCTGGCGCTTCACCGGATACCCAATCTAAATCTTGCGCCGATAGGGCGCGGTGATACAAGCTAGGTTGTTGATCACCCTGTGCGACAATCAGTTGATTGGTTGCCAAGTTTTTGTCTACCACAAACCAGGGTTCACCGGACTCGCCGTGACCACCACCAATCCCTAAACCTTTACGCTGGCCGAGCGTGTAATACATTAAACCTTCATGCTGACCGACCTTGTCACCTTGCTCGTTAACAATATCACCCGGCTGGGCCGGTAAGTAGCGTTGTAAAAAGTCTTTGAATTTGCGTTCACCAATAAAACAGATGCCGGTGCTATCTTTTTTGTTGTGAACCACCAGGCCTGCTGCCTCGGCTAATCGACGTACCTCGGGTTTAGGTAAATGACCAA comes from Thiomicrospira aerophila AL3 and encodes:
- the trhP gene encoding prephenate-dependent tRNA uridine(34) hydroxylase TrhP, whose protein sequence is MFKSELLSPAGTMKNMEYAFAYGADAVYAGQPRYSLRVRNNEFDHDNLAKGIARAHELGKKFYVVTNIAAHNSKLKTFLKDIEPVINMKPDALIMSDPGMIMMVREHFPQQEIHLSVQSNAVNWATVKFWHQMGITRVVLSRELSVQEIAEIREQVPEMELEVFVHGALCIAYSGRCLLSGYINKRDANQGTCTNACRWNYNTYEGKENAAGDVVGVERITDLTGTTDRPAPSVNSLDKPEPTLGVGETTDRVWLLEEQGRPGELMPAFEDEHGTYIMNSKDLRAVELIPDLVKMGVHSLKIEGRTKSHYYVARTAQVYRKAIDDAAAGKPFDPDLLLQLDGLASRGYTEGFLRRHVHSEYQNYDYGVSKSEYQRFVGEVIASTDEWLTIDVKNKFCVGDSIEIMTPAGNMTMVLDQLLDKHDHPIDAALGSGWTAKIPNPFKGLAPEVLAFGLLMRNESWGGDPVRDQAAVVASA
- the dapD gene encoding 2,3,4,5-tetrahydropyridine-2,6-dicarboxylate N-succinyltransferase; translated protein: MSNQLQQIIEAAFERRAEITPKNVDAETKRAIQETLHLLDSGKMRVAERQGVGQWTVNEWLKKAVLLSFRTEDNVLMNSSETRYFDKVPSKFADYSQADFEAAGVRVVPPAMARRGSYIAPSTVLMPSYVNIGAYVDSGTMVDTWVTVGSCAQIGKNVHLSGGVGIGGVLEPLQAAPTIIEDNCFIGARSEVVEGVIVEEGSVISMGVYIGQSTRIYDRETGEIHYGRVPAGSVVVSGNLPSKDGKYSLYCAVIVKKVDAKTLGKVGINELLRDI
- a CDS encoding glutathione S-transferase family protein; amino-acid sequence: MTTPAIPKLKLISFKLCPYVQRTVITLLTKNVPYEIDYIDLNNPPAWFKALSPLGKVPVMQVNDDQVLFESSVIQEYVDEITPPSLHPVDPLVKAKNRAWIAFGGELMGMNGLHGIVHEQDQQACDQIIASIRGLLERLEQVHSGERFFNGATFNLIDAAYAPMLMRFELLKSHCDLDVLEGLPKLQAWQRELMTLDAVQNSVVPELPQLYRGMISHYDGVMAKRLK
- the hflD gene encoding high frequency lysogenization protein HflD, giving the protein MADYYTEQDRTQALLGIYQVAKCVYDIATTGKHDDLAFKTAINSLFIMNPDNTLDVYGGDIANLQVGVSTLLAQMGSSSTEELRNLEITRYAINLITLERSVHQADGVLGSIAQGLSQAEKQRLLFDDFHENVIASLANVYAKNVSELSPRIMVKGQHGHLQNTHNANKIRALLLAGIRSAILWRQCGGSRWKLLWSRKKILRIAQSMYRPINDRQGGESLFRRH
- the mnmA gene encoding tRNA 2-thiouridine(34) synthase MnmA, with protein sequence MFNPANQTIKVIVGLSGGVDSSVTAWLLKQQGYQVEGLFMKNWEGDDSDDYCPAAADLQDVFAVCERLDIPLHVENFAQEYWQHVFEHFLTEYQAGRTPNPDILCNKEIKFKAFLDHALALGADKIATGHYARVQPSAQGDYQLLKGLDSNKDQSYFLYTLQQFALSHTLFPIGHLPKPEVRRLAEAAGLVVHNKKDSTGICFIGERKFKDFLQRYLPAQPGDIVNEQGDKVGQHEGLMYYTLGQRKGLGIGGGHGESGEPWFVVDKNLATNQLIVAQGDQQPSLYHRALSAQDLDWVSGEAPALNRPLTAKIRYRQQEQACWIRDIQSNDINKAQIIVEFDQPQKAITPGQSIVLYDGELCLGGGVINARHDSWQALRLDLNARI
- a CDS encoding VOC family protein, whose product is MITGIHHVSLIVSDAERALAFYQSVLGLAQVPRPELGFPGYWLDLGAGQTLHLLEVADPYQGVQRPVHPGRDRHLALGVEDIADAKARLDKFNVVYKLSLSGRAAVFFRDPDFNVIELAQV
- a CDS encoding YfhL family 4Fe-4S dicluster ferredoxin, with translation MALKILSGCINCDMCEPECPNQAISMGEKIYEINPDLCTECVGFYDKPTCISVCPIDVIITDPAHIESKESLLEKFKHLVNTDRI
- the rimO gene encoding 30S ribosomal protein S12 methylthiotransferase RimO, with the protein product MTIALPVRTPKVGVVSLGCPKATVDSERILTQLRSEGYELTSSYEGADTVIVNTCGFIDSAVQESLDAIGEALRENGKVIVTGCLGARDEEVLKHYPQVLSVSGPQAYETVLNAVHDVVAPPEHNPFVDLVPPQGIKLTPRHYAYLKISEGCNHTCSFCIIPSMRGKLVSRPVEEVLDEAKRLVEAGVQELLVISQDTSAYGVDVKHKLAFWNGQPVKTSMTGLVKALGDMGAWVRLHYVYPYPNVEEVIPLMVEGKVLPYLDMPLQHADPRVLKAMRRPGNIDRQLERIQQWREQVPDLTLRSTFIVGFPGETEEEFQRLLDFLAAAQLDRVGCFQYSPVEGAAANEIAEQVPDEVKQDRYDRFMQTQQAISAQKMQAKIGRVYEVLVDEVDEEGAIARSQADAPDIDGMVFIPDGHELSPGDRLKVRIFAADEYDLWGEQVDLDAK
- a CDS encoding DNA-deoxyinosine glycosylase → MHCHSLAPVLPKPAAMRVLILGSMPGEASLQAQAYYAHPRNQFWPILAQCLGVANWPDHLPARYQYLAEQGIGLWDVIAQCQRQGSLDSAIKADSISLNPILLLLEQQPNCQLIVCNGQKAGQLFKRYLAASLIENFPNIEWCVMPSTSPAYAALSFVDKYQAWQDKLINFR